From a region of the Pseudoclavibacter endophyticus genome:
- the map gene encoding type I methionyl aminopeptidase, whose protein sequence is MRRSIYKRAAEIAAMLPAGELTCTALDAVEAAIRPGVTTLELDAVAERTIREGGGEPNFALVPGYRHTICASVGDAVVHGIPNDRPLRAGDVVSVDCGALLDGWNGDSARTLIVPGDVGDEPAGTAIARRMSEACRIAMWAGIASLARRRHLGEVGADIEAAINAEGDYGILEDYTGHGIGRSMHEEPTLFNIATRSRGPVIKPGLAVCVEPMITAGGSEVTIDDDGWTVRTADGSLAAHWEHTVLVHAGGVWASTAPDGGAAGLAPHGIVPTRPAG, encoded by the coding sequence ATGCGCCGATCCATCTACAAGCGGGCGGCTGAGATCGCCGCGATGTTGCCGGCCGGGGAGCTCACGTGCACGGCGCTGGACGCCGTCGAGGCCGCGATCCGCCCCGGCGTCACGACGCTCGAGCTCGACGCCGTCGCCGAGCGTACGATCCGTGAAGGGGGTGGCGAGCCCAACTTCGCGCTCGTGCCCGGCTATCGGCACACCATCTGCGCGTCGGTGGGCGACGCGGTCGTGCACGGCATCCCGAACGACAGGCCGCTGCGGGCGGGCGATGTCGTCTCGGTCGACTGCGGCGCGCTGCTCGACGGCTGGAACGGCGACAGCGCGCGCACGCTCATCGTCCCGGGTGATGTCGGCGACGAGCCGGCCGGAACGGCGATCGCGCGGCGCATGAGCGAGGCCTGCCGCATCGCCATGTGGGCGGGGATCGCAAGCCTCGCGAGGAGGCGCCACCTCGGGGAGGTCGGCGCCGACATCGAGGCGGCGATCAACGCGGAAGGCGACTACGGCATCCTCGAGGACTACACGGGCCACGGCATCGGCCGCAGCATGCACGAGGAACCGACACTGTTCAACATCGCGACCCGCTCCCGGGGGCCGGTGATCAAGCCGGGGCTGGCGGTGTGCGTCGAGCCGATGATCACGGCGGGCGGCAGCGAGGTGACGATCGACGACGACGGATGGACGGTGCGAACGGCCGACGGTTCGCTCGCCGCGCACTGGGAGCACACGGTGCTCGTGCACGCAGGCGGTGTGTGGGCGTCGACGGCGCCGGATGGGGGAGCGGCCGGCCTCGCGCCGCACGGCATCGTGCCGACGCGTCCGGCCGGCTGA
- the infA gene encoding translation initiation factor IF-1, with protein sequence MAKKDGVIEIEGSVIEALPNAMFRVELSNGHKVLAHISGKMRQHYIRILPEDRVIVELSPYDLTRGRIVYRYK encoded by the coding sequence ATGGCGAAAAAGGACGGCGTCATCGAGATCGAGGGCTCGGTCATCGAAGCATTGCCAAACGCGATGTTCCGTGTCGAGCTCTCCAACGGACACAAGGTTCTTGCCCACATCTCGGGCAAGATGCGACAGCACTACATCCGCATCCTCCCGGAGGACCGCGTGATCGTCGAGCTGAGCCCGTACGACCTGACCCGCGGCCGCATCGTTTACCGCTACAAGTAA
- the rpmJ gene encoding 50S ribosomal protein L36 produces the protein MKVKPSVKKICDKCKVIRRHGRVMVICENPRHKQRQG, from the coding sequence ATGAAGGTCAAGCCCAGCGTCAAGAAAATCTGTGACAAGTGCAAGGTGATTCGTCGCCACGGCCGCGTCATGGTCATTTGCGAGAACCCGCGCCACAAGCAGCGCCAGGGTTAG
- the rpsM gene encoding 30S ribosomal protein S13: MARLAGVDLPREKRVEIALTYIYGVGRTRALKTLADTEINGNTRVKDLSDEQLVALRDYIEGSFKVEGDLRREVAADIRRKVEIGSYEGLRHRRGLPVRGQRTKTNARTRKGPKRTVAGKKKAR; encoded by the coding sequence ATGGCACGTCTCGCAGGCGTCGACCTCCCGCGCGAAAAGCGCGTGGAGATCGCACTCACCTACATCTACGGCGTCGGCCGTACGCGCGCGCTCAAGACCCTCGCCGACACCGAGATCAACGGCAACACCCGCGTGAAGGACCTCAGCGACGAGCAGCTCGTCGCCCTCCGTGACTACATCGAGGGCAGCTTCAAGGTCGAGGGTGACCTCCGCCGTGAGGTCGCCGCCGACATCCGCCGCAAGGTCGAGATCGGTAGCTACGAGGGCCTGCGCCACCGTCGCGGCCTTCCCGTCCGCGGTCAGCGCACCAAGACGAACGCCCGCACCCGCAAGGGTCCGAAGCGTACCGTCGCCGGCAAGAAGAAGGCGCGCTAG
- the rpsK gene encoding 30S ribosomal protein S11 — MATPKSAARKPRRKDKKNIAVGQAHIKSTFNNTIISITDPTGAVVTWASSGGVGFKGSRKSTPFAAQLAAESAARQAQEHGMKKVDVFVKGPGSGRETAIRSLQATGLEVGSINDVTPQAHNGCRPPKRRRV; from the coding sequence TTGGCTACCCCAAAGTCGGCCGCACGCAAGCCGCGCCGCAAGGACAAGAAGAACATCGCCGTGGGCCAGGCCCACATCAAGTCGACGTTCAACAACACGATCATCTCGATCACCGACCCGACTGGTGCCGTCGTGACCTGGGCCTCCTCGGGCGGGGTCGGGTTCAAGGGCTCGCGCAAGTCGACGCCGTTCGCCGCGCAGCTCGCCGCCGAGTCGGCCGCGCGCCAGGCGCAGGAGCACGGCATGAAGAAGGTGGACGTTTTCGTGAAGGGTCCTGGTTCGGGCCGAGAGACCGCCATCCGGTCGCTGCAGGCCACCGGCCTCGAGGTCGGTTCGATCAATGACGTGACGCCGCAGGCGCACAACGGCTGCCGTCCGCCGAAGCGCCGCCGCGTCTAA
- a CDS encoding DNA-directed RNA polymerase subunit alpha, which translates to MLIAQRPTLTEENIAENRSRFIIEPLEPGFGYTLGNSLRRTLLSSIPGAAVTSIRVDGVLHEFSTIPEIKEDVTEIILAIKQLVVSSEHDEPITAYLRKTGAGEATAADISVPAGVEVHNPELVIATLGEDAKFELELTIERGRGYVSAVQNRNEYSEAGQIPVDSIYSPVLKVTYRVEATRAGERTDFDRLVVDVETKPAISPRDAIASAGRTLVELFSLARELNEESEGIELGPTPIETGDSTELAMPIEDLDLSVRSYNCLKREGIDTVAELVALSETQLMNIRNFGQKSVDEVRDKLTEMGLSLKDSVPGFEGAHFYGAGDDSGEYI; encoded by the coding sequence GTGCTTATCGCACAGCGCCCCACCCTCACCGAAGAGAACATCGCAGAGAATCGCTCGCGATTCATCATCGAGCCCCTCGAGCCCGGCTTCGGCTACACCCTCGGCAACTCGCTTCGCCGTACCCTCCTGAGCTCGATCCCCGGTGCCGCAGTCACGTCGATCCGCGTTGACGGCGTGCTGCACGAGTTCTCCACGATCCCCGAGATCAAGGAGGACGTGACCGAGATCATCCTGGCTATCAAGCAGCTGGTTGTCTCGTCGGAGCACGACGAGCCGATCACGGCGTACCTGCGCAAGACGGGCGCGGGCGAGGCCACGGCCGCCGACATCTCGGTGCCCGCCGGCGTCGAGGTGCACAACCCGGAACTCGTGATCGCCACGCTCGGTGAAGATGCGAAGTTCGAGCTCGAGCTCACGATCGAGCGCGGCCGGGGCTACGTCTCTGCCGTGCAGAACCGGAACGAGTACTCGGAGGCCGGGCAGATTCCGGTCGACTCGATCTACTCGCCCGTGCTGAAGGTCACGTACCGCGTCGAGGCCACGCGTGCCGGTGAGCGCACCGACTTCGACCGCCTCGTGGTCGACGTCGAGACGAAGCCGGCCATCTCGCCCCGCGATGCCATCGCCTCGGCGGGCCGCACGCTCGTCGAGCTCTTCAGCCTCGCGCGCGAGCTGAACGAGGAGTCGGAGGGCATCGAGCTCGGCCCGACCCCGATCGAAACCGGCGACTCGACCGAGCTCGCGATGCCGATCGAGGATCTCGACCTGTCGGTTCGCTCGTACAACTGCCTCAAGCGCGAGGGCATCGACACGGTGGCCGAGCTGGTCGCGCTGAGCGAGACGCAGCTCATGAACATCCGCAACTTCGGCCAGAAGTCGGTCGACGAGGTGCGGGACAAGCTCACCGAAATGGGCCTGTCGCTGAAGGACAGCGTGCCCGGGTTCGAGGGCGCGCACTTCTACGGCGCCGGCGACGATAGCGGCGAGTACATCTAA
- the rplQ gene encoding 50S ribosomal protein L17 has translation MPQPTKGPRIGGSPAHQRKILANLAAQLFEHKRIQTTETKAKRVQPLAERFITFAKRGDLHARRRVLQQIGDKGIVHELFTEIAPLMEGREGGYTRIVKTGFRKGDNAPMAVIELVLEPVAPKSSVPAPATAEDEDEDLESAESAESAESAESADSAESAESAESAESAESAEDEADAAEDDEAEDAEADAEAEDK, from the coding sequence ATGCCTCAGCCCACCAAGGGACCCCGCATCGGTGGCAGCCCCGCCCACCAGCGGAAGATCCTCGCGAACCTCGCTGCTCAGCTCTTCGAGCACAAGCGGATCCAGACCACCGAGACAAAGGCGAAGCGCGTGCAGCCGCTCGCCGAGCGCTTCATCACGTTCGCGAAGCGCGGCGACCTGCACGCTCGCCGTCGCGTGCTGCAGCAGATCGGCGACAAGGGCATCGTGCACGAGCTCTTCACCGAGATCGCGCCGCTCATGGAAGGCCGCGAGGGCGGGTACACCCGTATCGTCAAGACTGGCTTCCGCAAGGGCGACAACGCGCCGATGGCCGTGATCGAGCTCGTGCTCGAACCGGTCGCGCCGAAGTCGTCCGTCCCGGCTCCCGCCACCGCGGAAGACGAGGACGAGGACCTCGAGAGCGCCGAGTCTGCCGAGAGCGCGGAATCGGCTGAGAGTGCCGATTCGGCTGAGAGCGCAGAGTCGGCTGAGAGCGCCGAGTCGGCTGAGAGCGCAGAGGACGAGGCCGACGCCGCCGAGGACGACGAGGCTGAGGACGCCGAAGCCGACGCCGAGGCCGAGGACAAGTAG
- the truA gene encoding tRNA pseudouridine(38-40) synthase TruA — MDSPVRIRLDIAYDGTAFSGWAVQPGLRTVQGTLEDALRILYRDLPEDGALLTVAGRTDAGVHALGQVAHLDLRADQWAATTRRAAKTEPPDAFVRRMAGIIGNDADVVVTKAAIAPAGFDARFSATWRRYEYRLADLATPPNPLERHRTALVRGHLDVDRMNEAARMLVGLHDFAGFCRPRAGATTVRTLQRFEWRRSERGTFIADVQADAFCHSMVRSLVGMCAAVGQGRLAVDRVSELLEVSERSNAFAVLPARGLTLTAVGYPDDPDLAARQEATRAKRPALRVVGG, encoded by the coding sequence ATGGATTCGCCGGTTCGCATCCGACTCGACATCGCCTACGACGGCACGGCGTTCAGCGGTTGGGCGGTGCAACCGGGCTTGCGGACGGTGCAGGGAACGCTCGAAGACGCCTTGCGCATCCTGTATCGCGATCTGCCGGAGGACGGCGCCCTGCTCACGGTGGCGGGCCGCACTGACGCGGGCGTGCACGCGCTCGGCCAGGTCGCGCACCTCGACCTGCGCGCCGATCAGTGGGCTGCGACCACGAGGCGCGCGGCGAAGACCGAGCCTCCGGACGCGTTCGTGCGACGTATGGCCGGCATCATCGGCAATGACGCGGATGTCGTAGTGACGAAGGCCGCGATCGCTCCGGCCGGCTTCGATGCGCGGTTCTCGGCGACCTGGCGGCGTTACGAATACCGCCTCGCCGACCTCGCGACGCCGCCGAACCCCCTGGAGCGCCACCGCACCGCGTTGGTCCGCGGGCACCTCGACGTCGACCGCATGAACGAGGCGGCACGCATGCTCGTCGGGCTCCACGACTTCGCGGGCTTCTGCCGCCCCCGCGCGGGAGCGACCACCGTGCGCACCCTGCAGCGGTTCGAGTGGCGGCGCAGCGAGCGCGGAACGTTCATTGCCGACGTCCAGGCCGACGCGTTCTGTCACTCGATGGTGCGCTCGCTCGTCGGGATGTGCGCGGCAGTCGGGCAGGGCAGGCTCGCGGTCGACCGCGTGTCTGAGTTGCTGGAGGTCAGCGAGCGATCGAACGCCTTCGCGGTCCTGCCCGCCCGGGGTCTCACGCTGACTGCGGTGGGCTATCCCGATGACCCGGATCTCGCGGCGCGACAGGAGGCGACGCGCGCAAAACGCCCGGCGTTGCGCGTCGTGGGCGGCTGA
- the rplM gene encoding 50S ribosomal protein L13: MRTYTPKGEITRDWVVIDATDVVLGRLATHAAAILRGKHKPTFAQHLDMGDFVIVVNADKVALTGQKLVQKLAYRHSGYPGGLRSENYSEMLEKHPTRAVEKAIRGMLPKNSLGRAQFKKLKVYAGAEHPHAAQQPKAYVFDQVAQ, from the coding sequence ATGCGTACCTACACGCCCAAGGGCGAGATCACGCGCGACTGGGTCGTCATCGACGCCACCGACGTCGTGCTCGGCCGCCTGGCCACCCACGCCGCCGCCATCCTGCGAGGCAAGCACAAGCCCACGTTCGCGCAGCACCTCGACATGGGCGACTTCGTCATCGTCGTCAACGCCGACAAGGTCGCGCTCACGGGGCAGAAGCTCGTGCAGAAGCTCGCTTACCGTCACTCGGGGTATCCGGGCGGTCTGCGCTCGGAGAACTACTCCGAAATGCTCGAGAAGCACCCCACCCGCGCCGTCGAAAAGGCGATCCGCGGCATGCTGCCGAAGAACTCGCTCGGCCGCGCCCAGTTCAAGAAGCTGAAGGTGTACGCCGGCGCCGAGCATCCGCACGCCGCGCAGCAGCCCAAGGCCTACGTCTTCGACCAGGTCGCCCAGTAG
- the rpsI gene encoding 30S ribosomal protein S9, producing the protein MAETQTTETDEQLTSYSTATPAGAAEQGETETPRPALNVPGAAVGRRKQAIARVRLVPGTGTYTVNGRTLEEYFPNKLHQQLINDPFTVLELGDAYDVIALIHGGGPSGQAGALRLGIARALNQIDREHNRPELKKAGFLSRDARVKERKKAGLKKARKAPQYSKR; encoded by the coding sequence ATGGCAGAAACCCAGACCACTGAGACCGACGAGCAGCTTACGAGCTACTCCACTGCGACGCCCGCGGGTGCCGCCGAACAGGGCGAGACCGAGACCCCTCGGCCCGCGCTCAACGTTCCCGGCGCGGCCGTCGGCCGGCGCAAGCAGGCAATCGCGCGCGTTCGCCTCGTGCCCGGCACCGGCACCTACACGGTGAACGGCCGCACGCTCGAGGAGTACTTCCCCAACAAGCTGCACCAGCAGCTCATCAACGACCCGTTCACGGTCCTCGAGCTCGGTGACGCGTACGACGTCATCGCGCTGATCCACGGTGGTGGCCCTTCGGGCCAGGCCGGCGCGCTGCGCCTCGGCATCGCGCGTGCGCTCAATCAGATCGACCGCGAGCACAACCGCCCCGAGCTCAAGAAGGCCGGGTTCCTGTCGCGCGACGCCCGCGTGAAGGAGCGCAAGAAGGCTGGTCTCAAGAAGGCCCGCAAGGCACCTCAGTACTCGAAGCGCTAA
- the glmM gene encoding phosphoglucosamine mutase, protein MARLFGTDGVRGLANGLLSVELAVSLAQAAAIVLARDTRERKLRPRAVLARDPRVSGEFLSAAVAAGLASSGVDVLDAGVIPTPAAAFLTADIQADFGVMISASHNAAPDNGIKFFARGGHKLRDELEDEITAELDGEMLRPTGSCVGRITRFADAEDRYALHLLQTLQQRPDGKAPLEGLSIVLDCAHGAAAGVSPQVFTDAGARVTVIGNAPDGLNINDGVGSTHLDHLRSVVVAEGADLGIAHDGDADRCLAVDANGQTVDGDQIMAILALSMQRRGQLTDNKLVATVMSNLGLKLAMRKAGISMIETAVGDRYVLAELNTRGLALGGEQSGHVIMTSHGTTGDGILTGLHLASVVAATGKPLHELATVMRVYPQVLVNVRGVRKDDCKEDEAVQRAVADVEGKLGERGRVLLRPSGTEPVVRVMVEAPDELLAQDYAEHLAGVVRERLAL, encoded by the coding sequence ATGGCTCGACTGTTCGGAACGGACGGTGTTCGAGGTCTCGCCAACGGGCTTCTCAGCGTAGAGCTCGCGGTGAGTCTTGCTCAGGCCGCAGCGATAGTGCTCGCGCGCGATACGCGCGAGCGCAAGCTGCGGCCTCGAGCCGTTCTCGCTCGCGATCCACGTGTCTCCGGCGAGTTCCTCAGCGCCGCGGTGGCCGCGGGGCTGGCGTCGTCCGGCGTCGACGTGCTCGACGCTGGCGTCATCCCCACGCCCGCCGCGGCCTTCCTGACGGCCGACATCCAGGCCGACTTCGGGGTGATGATCTCGGCGTCGCACAACGCGGCCCCGGACAACGGCATCAAGTTCTTCGCGCGCGGCGGCCACAAGCTGCGCGACGAGCTCGAGGACGAGATCACCGCCGAGCTCGACGGTGAGATGCTGCGTCCGACCGGCTCATGCGTCGGGCGCATCACCCGGTTCGCCGACGCGGAGGACCGCTACGCGCTGCACCTGCTCCAGACCCTGCAGCAGCGCCCCGACGGCAAAGCGCCGCTCGAGGGGCTCAGCATCGTGCTCGACTGCGCGCACGGCGCGGCGGCCGGTGTCTCGCCCCAGGTGTTCACGGATGCCGGTGCTCGCGTGACGGTCATCGGCAACGCGCCCGACGGCTTGAACATCAACGATGGCGTCGGGTCGACCCACCTCGACCATCTCCGAAGCGTCGTCGTGGCGGAAGGCGCCGACCTCGGCATCGCCCATGACGGCGATGCCGATCGCTGCCTCGCGGTCGACGCGAACGGCCAGACCGTCGACGGGGACCAGATCATGGCGATCCTCGCGCTGTCGATGCAGCGGCGCGGCCAGCTCACCGACAACAAGCTCGTCGCAACGGTCATGTCCAACCTGGGGCTGAAGCTCGCGATGCGCAAGGCCGGCATCTCGATGATCGAGACCGCGGTCGGCGACCGGTACGTGCTGGCAGAGCTCAACACGCGGGGCCTCGCCCTCGGCGGCGAGCAGTCGGGCCACGTGATCATGACGAGCCACGGCACCACCGGCGACGGCATCCTTACCGGGCTGCACCTGGCCTCGGTCGTCGCGGCGACCGGAAAGCCGCTGCACGAGCTCGCCACGGTCATGCGCGTGTATCCGCAGGTGCTCGTGAACGTGCGCGGCGTGCGCAAAGACGACTGCAAGGAAGACGAGGCCGTGCAGCGCGCCGTTGCCGACGTCGAGGGGAAGCTCGGCGAGCGCGGGCGGGTTCTGCTGCGGCCGAGCGGAACCGAGCCGGTCGTGCGCGTCATGGTCGAGGCCCCGGACGAGCTGCTGGCGCAGGACTATGCCGAGCACCTCGCGGGCGTCGTGCGGGAGCGGCTCGCACTGTAG
- a CDS encoding PTS sugar transporter subunit IIA encodes MTVTTDAATREPRSGARVAVQKFGTFLSGMIMPNIPALIAWGIITAFFIPEGWTPNEGLATLVDPTIHYLLPLLIANTGGRMVHGVRGGVVGTIATMGVIAGSDFLVDQFNATLPAGEDELGQVHMFIGAMIMGPLAAWIMKQLDKLWDGKIRAGFEMLVNMFSAGIAGFGLAVAGFFLLAPAVNWLMDVLGTAVEWLINTGLLPLVSILVEPAKVFFLNNAINHGVLTPLGTQMAADQGKSILFLIEANPGPGLGILVAFTVFGVGAARATAPGAAIIHFFGGIHEIYFPYVLMKPALLIAVILGGATGVTTNMLFDSGLRAPAAPGSIISVLAQTASDSYVGVILSVVLSAAVTFAVAALILRATRKADLAAENGDALSAAIAKTESNKGRRSEALSGLAGGAAGAGAVDVATDGGSLEEVIGSRDVSSVIFACDAGMGSSAMGANVLRTKFRKAGLGDIDVTNVAIANLDETPDIVFTHKDLTDRARQRASSPVHVSVDNFMSAPVYDEVVEIVRRRREGGGAEPGLDAESGQDAESGQDAESGRSAVPVPVAAEPEAAAEARAAVEPGAAGPSQATAGGPILTPDRIRADGVAASMDDAIGEAAQFLIEAGAVDPSYEQAMRDREASVSTYMGNLLAIPHGTNEAKDSIHASALSFVRYDQPIDWAGDEVRFVVGIAGKDGGHLAILQRIAIIFSDESKVQELLDAPDEVALLALLESVNERD; translated from the coding sequence ATGACCGTGACCACAGACGCCGCGACCAGAGAGCCGAGGAGCGGCGCGCGCGTCGCCGTCCAGAAGTTCGGTACGTTCCTCAGCGGGATGATCATGCCGAACATCCCCGCGCTCATCGCGTGGGGCATCATCACGGCCTTCTTCATCCCGGAAGGCTGGACGCCGAACGAGGGGCTCGCGACCCTCGTCGACCCGACCATCCATTACTTGCTCCCGCTGCTCATCGCCAACACGGGCGGGCGGATGGTGCACGGCGTCCGTGGCGGCGTCGTCGGCACGATCGCCACGATGGGCGTCATCGCCGGCTCCGACTTCCTCGTCGACCAGTTCAACGCGACATTGCCTGCGGGCGAGGACGAGCTCGGCCAGGTGCACATGTTCATCGGCGCCATGATCATGGGCCCGCTCGCGGCCTGGATCATGAAGCAGCTCGACAAGCTCTGGGACGGCAAGATCCGCGCGGGCTTCGAGATGCTCGTCAACATGTTCTCGGCGGGCATCGCCGGCTTCGGGCTCGCCGTCGCGGGCTTCTTCCTTCTCGCACCCGCCGTGAACTGGCTCATGGACGTGCTCGGCACCGCGGTCGAATGGCTCATCAACACGGGGCTGCTGCCGCTCGTGAGCATCCTCGTCGAACCCGCGAAGGTGTTCTTCCTCAACAATGCCATCAACCACGGCGTGCTCACGCCGCTCGGCACGCAGATGGCCGCCGATCAGGGCAAGTCGATCCTGTTCCTCATCGAGGCGAACCCGGGCCCGGGCCTCGGCATCCTCGTGGCCTTTACGGTGTTCGGCGTCGGCGCGGCGCGGGCTACGGCGCCAGGCGCCGCGATCATCCACTTCTTCGGCGGCATCCACGAGATCTACTTCCCGTACGTGCTCATGAAGCCCGCGCTGCTCATCGCGGTGATCCTCGGCGGCGCCACCGGGGTCACGACGAACATGCTCTTCGACTCCGGCCTCCGCGCCCCGGCTGCACCCGGTTCGATCATCTCGGTGTTGGCTCAGACCGCCTCCGACTCGTACGTCGGCGTGATCCTCTCAGTCGTCCTCTCGGCCGCCGTCACATTCGCCGTGGCCGCGCTCATCCTCCGGGCGACGCGCAAGGCCGACTTGGCAGCCGAGAACGGCGACGCGCTGTCGGCGGCGATCGCGAAGACCGAGTCGAACAAGGGCCGCAGGTCGGAGGCGCTGTCGGGGCTCGCGGGCGGCGCGGCGGGAGCCGGGGCCGTCGACGTGGCCACGGACGGCGGCTCGCTCGAGGAGGTCATCGGCTCCCGCGACGTCAGCAGCGTGATCTTCGCCTGTGATGCCGGCATGGGTTCGAGCGCGATGGGCGCCAACGTGCTGCGCACGAAGTTCCGGAAGGCGGGGCTCGGCGACATCGACGTGACGAACGTCGCGATCGCGAACCTCGACGAGACCCCCGACATCGTCTTCACGCACAAGGACCTCACCGACAGGGCCCGCCAGCGGGCCTCCAGCCCCGTTCACGTCTCGGTCGACAACTTCATGTCGGCCCCGGTGTACGACGAGGTCGTCGAGATCGTACGGCGCCGGCGCGAGGGCGGGGGAGCGGAGCCCGGCCTTGACGCGGAGTCCGGCCAAGACGCGGAGTCGGGCCAGGACGCGGAGTCAGGCAGGAGCGCGGTCCCCGTGCCAGTGGCCGCGGAGCCCGAGGCGGCCGCGGAGGCCCGGGCTGCCGTGGAGCCGGGCGCTGCCGGCCCGTCGCAGGCCACCGCCGGCGGACCGATCCTCACGCCCGACCGGATCCGGGCCGACGGCGTGGCGGCCAGCATGGACGACGCCATCGGCGAGGCGGCTCAGTTCCTCATCGAGGCCGGTGCCGTCGACCCGTCGTACGAGCAGGCGATGCGCGATCGCGAGGCGAGCGTCTCCACCTACATGGGCAACCTGCTCGCGATCCCGCACGGCACGAACGAGGCGAAGGACAGCATCCACGCGTCGGCGTTGAGCTTCGTGCGATACGACCAGCCGATCGACTGGGCCGGTGACGAGGTGCGCTTCGTCGTGGGCATCGCCGGGAAGGATGGCGGGCACCTCGCGATCCTGCAGAGGATCGCGATCATCTTCAGCGACGAGTCGAAGGTGCAGGAGCTGCTTGACGCGCCCGATGAGGTCGCGCTGCTGGCACTGCTCGAATCGGTCAACGAGCGAGACTGA
- a CDS encoding mannitol-1-phosphate 5-dehydrogenase: MTSGHESGDGVVGTADAAGAAVSGGSALRAVHFGAGNIGRGFIGLVLHQAGYRVTFIDTNGELIGALRAAESYQVHEVGERPRTHTVDGIDGIDSKADEAAAVRAVAAADVVTCAVGPGILRHIAPVIREGLRSRPDGAGRLSVMACENAIGATDTLAAHVLDGAAGLASRAVFANTAVDRIIPAQSGEGLDVEVEPFSEWSIDRTPFGGSEPVIPGAHFVDDLTPYIERKLFTVNTGHATIAYHGAVANASSLADALASPSIRTELDAVLAETSGLLVEKFGFDAEEHAGYVATTIARFANPALPDTPTRVGRQPLRKLGRHERFVQPAAEAAERGLPHDALVRAIGAALRFDVADDPEAIDLRQKLRTLDAAAFTTEVTGLEASHPLFPAVVREVERRQAESSG, encoded by the coding sequence ATGACGAGCGGACACGAAAGCGGGGACGGCGTGGTCGGAACGGCGGATGCGGCAGGAGCGGCGGTGAGCGGCGGGAGCGCGCTTCGCGCCGTGCACTTCGGCGCCGGCAACATCGGGCGGGGGTTCATCGGACTCGTGCTGCACCAGGCCGGCTACCGTGTCACGTTCATCGACACGAACGGCGAGCTCATCGGCGCACTGCGCGCGGCGGAGTCGTACCAGGTGCATGAGGTTGGCGAGCGGCCGCGAACGCACACGGTGGACGGGATCGACGGCATCGACTCGAAGGCCGACGAGGCCGCCGCCGTGCGGGCCGTCGCGGCGGCCGACGTGGTCACCTGTGCGGTCGGCCCCGGCATCCTGCGCCACATCGCGCCCGTCATCAGGGAAGGCCTGCGCTCGCGCCCCGACGGCGCCGGCCGGCTGAGCGTCATGGCCTGCGAGAACGCGATCGGGGCCACCGACACGCTCGCCGCCCACGTGCTGGACGGGGCCGCCGGTCTGGCGTCACGCGCCGTCTTCGCCAACACCGCGGTCGACCGCATCATCCCGGCGCAGTCGGGCGAGGGGCTCGATGTCGAGGTCGAGCCGTTCTCGGAGTGGTCGATCGACCGCACCCCGTTCGGGGGCTCCGAGCCGGTGATCCCCGGCGCCCACTTCGTCGACGACCTCACGCCGTACATCGAGCGAAAGCTGTTCACCGTCAACACGGGCCACGCCACGATCGCGTACCACGGGGCGGTTGCGAATGCGTCGTCGCTGGCCGACGCGCTCGCGAGCCCGAGCATCCGCACAGAACTGGATGCCGTGCTCGCCGAGACGAGCGGCCTGCTCGTCGAGAAGTTCGGGTTCGACGCCGAGGAGCACGCGGGCTACGTCGCGACGACGATCGCGAGGTTCGCCAATCCTGCGCTGCCCGACACTCCGACGCGCGTCGGTCGCCAGCCGCTGCGCAAGCTGGGTCGGCACGAGCGCTTCGTGCAGCCCGCCGCGGAGGCGGCGGAGCGAGGACTGCCCCACGACGCGCTCGTGCGCGCGATCGGCGCTGCGCTGCGCTTCGACGTCGCCGACGACCCTGAGGCGATCGACCTGCGGCAAAAGCTGCGCACGCTCGACGCAGCGGCCTTCACGACCGAGGTCACGGGGCTCGAGGCGTCGCACCCGTTGTTCCCCGCCGTCGTCCGGGAGGTCGAGCGCCGACAGGCCGAGTCCAGCGGCTGA